From one Nematostella vectensis chromosome 7, jaNemVect1.1, whole genome shotgun sequence genomic stretch:
- the LOC125568434 gene encoding serine/threonine-protein kinase Nek7-like: protein MAKRTRSQTDINQQLRLDILDPSKGGGSEAAADGPSSLQQSARTMILQSVGLKYLGRIAELPLPKPMINMLSNQLAVDDFFVNRNDLDGDHRNYCVYPAKCLLDMSDVLLKCVPECLASEEVNAAVEQWIGVAHPNLMSYYIKFAQSGTQIVVFEYPPFALPDILDKLRRDNKRIPEFLIWKAFHELCSVLKYLHDQGMSYTGLKPERVAFTQEGVLKLDSGLLYLPSPGQDMMQGAAVGDSGVTGVYTSPETLKGEEITVKNQVWILGCLLYEMAAREPAYANEGTDMFGAMANIMEGKIPTSLEGGYSEDMLLTVRDCLHSEAHARPTLEDLQARSNAKMEALVQTYAGENITSL, encoded by the exons ATGGCAAAACGAACGCGCTCTCAGACAGACATCAATCAGCAACTTCGCCTTGACATCCTAGACCCAAGTAAAGGAGGTGGGAGCGAGGCCGCAGCAGATGGGCCTTCGTCTCTTCAACAAAGCGCGCGCACAATGATCCTCCAATCAGTGGGACTGAAGTACCTCGGGCGCATTGCAGAGCTTCCGTTGCCGAAGCCCATGATCAACATGCTGTCTAATCAGCTCGCTGTGGATGACTTTTTCGTGAATCGTAACGACCTTGATGGTGACCACAGGAATTACTGCGTGTACCCCGCTAAGTGTTTGCTTGACATGTCGGACGTTTTGTTGAAGTGTGTGCCGGAGTGTTTGGCGAGCGAGGAGGTGAATGCCGCGGTGGAGCAATGGATCGGCGTCGCGCACCCTAACCTCATGTCATACTATATCAA GTTTGCTCAGAGCGGCACTCAAATTGTGGTGTTTGAATACCCGCCATTTGCACTGCCTGACATCCTCGATAAACTACGCCGTGATAACAAAAGAATCCCGGAGTTTCTCATCTGGAAAGCATTCCACGAGTTGTGCTCAGTACTAAAGTATCTCCACGATCAGGGAATGTCCTACACAGGCCTCAAACCCGAGCGCGTTGCATTTACACAG GAGGGCGTTCTTAAGCTTGATAGCGGCCTGTTGTACCTACCCTCCCCCGGTCAGGACATGATGCAGGGTGCGGCAGTTGGGGACTCGGGAGTGACCGGAGTGTACACCTCTCCAGAGACCCTCAAGGGCGAGGAAATAACAGTGAAAAACCAG GTTTGGATCTTGGGTTGCCTGTTGTACGAGATGGCCGCACGGGAGCCTGCGTACGCCAATGAGGGAACAGACATGTTTGGCGCCATGGCTAACATCATGGAAGGAAAGATCCCTACATCACTCGAGGGGGGGTACTCTGAGGACATGCTGCTCACTGTAAGAGACTGCTTACATAGCGAAGCGCATGCGCGACCGACGCTGGAGGACTTGCAGGCTCGCTCCAATGCGAAGATGGAAGCGCTCGTCCAGACTTACGCGGGAGAAAATATTACGTCATTATGA
- the LOC125568433 gene encoding uncharacterized protein LOC125568433 yields the protein MSENKGGGDKRPEQGGKGKNYQKQTSVFKTDMEGSPLETTMGKQAPIKTCPCCQGEHRLSDCANFKGRDLPGRWRLVKEKRLCHICLRPGHMRDRCHTTTFCNCKSERKHHTLLHNPPRAKDDPPKELNSSAGEGTTEGPPRRDHAQGTRGGEPHRQTEQYATFSERATKTVLLHVVPVKLIAPNGNSLTTYGLLDNGSRGTMISSEVSAKLELKGHTEEISITTMMGSSKEQIEVVEFELQHASGEGDRIPVTEGLVTKKFNVNEKCLPKDIDREAHPHLRDIEIPSVDMPKVSVLIGKDVGYAHEVFEVRRPATKASDLKALRGPLGWVITGTLQGETSCKEVNLNFADYKKELQHQIERFWDLESFGTKSVGTDKGSPSFISHHLSREDRKAIDKLEKTITKRDGHYETGLLWRDDDVTLPNNRNEADKRLNSLKRKFSREPGLEEKYRAAMEKYITKGHARKLSPEEAQETGPRTWYLPHFAVTNINKPGKLRIIFDAASEYQGTSLNKYLLHGPDCTNSLTGVLLRFREDNVAMVADIEGMFLQVGVREEDQDSLRFLWWDKSSDDPPEEYAMNVHVFGATDSPCAANWTLKKTTTDNAGDFGDTTIETVLHNFYVDDVLKSVDTSASAVTLANELTELCGRGGFNLTKFMSNSREVLAEVPIEKRAAPTLDLDLDELPVERALGVRWNVETDTFGFKVSNTEKADTMRGVLSTISSVFDPLNFAAPVIMRGKQIMQALWRRKAPWDEPLSGDILRQWQTWKRELVRLEDLSIPRCYFSRPDHEGVGLQLHHFSDASEAGYGSVSYLRIEYPDGMVECAFVAGKSRNAPIKGSTIPRLELQGALLATRVDQAVRRELDLKPDRVVFWTDSMITLNYINNETRRFQTYVANRVTEIREATNPDQWRHCPGKLNPSDEVSRGLTIDEFLRDERWLNGPSFLRESEDQWPDNKFDALSEESLEIKKEVFFTDLEPGDGLEKLLTDTSDWMKTIRKVAWVMKFVEWLKTRKHAKPTEKTPGESENKLSPDDIERAKRRIAVLVQRESFPEEVKALKAGKEVNVASAILKLKPVMKGDEVMRVGGRISMAPMSDDAKNPMILPKQSHITTILIRHLHESNGHCGVEQVLSLLREQFWIVKARVAIKAVLGRCIHCRKQRRTTLKQEMGDLPRIRMIPYEPPFTYTGIDYFGPLYVKRGRGRVTEKRWGAIFVCMNSRAVHLELAKSLETDDFILALMRFLNRRGHVVELWSENGSNFVGADREIREHLEGMDHDKIGRECSAKGCKWIFNPPGATHMSGVWERMVRVVKRSLKAIPGKNPLNDEVLTTVFTEAERIANSRPLTRNPENPDDEDPLTPNHFLNVRPTMNLPTDTDERADKYSRKRWRQAQLLANHYWRRWLKEYIPSLQVRSKWNRKQRNLHVGDIVLVADDNVGRNNWPLARVINVFPGVDGLVRSAEVRGKGTTYKRPVTKLCLLEAEDEDV from the coding sequence ATGAGTGAGAACaagggtggtggtgataaaaGACCCGAGCAGGGTGGGAAAGGCAAGAACTACCAGAAACAGACTTCTGTCTTTAAAACAGACATGGAAGGCTCACCCCTTGAAACTACTATGGGTAAACAAGCCCCAATTAAGACCTGTCCTTGCTGTCAAGGAGAACATAGGCTTTCAGACTGTGCAAATTTCAAGGGAAGGGACTTACCCGGCCGTTGGCGACTGGTAAAGGAAAAGAGATTGTGTCATATATGCCTTAGGCCAGGACATATGAGGGACAGATGCCATACAACCACTTTTTGTAACTGCAAAAGTGAGCGAaaacaccacaccttgttACATAACCCCCCTAGAGCTAAAGATGACCCTCCCAAAGAACTTAACTCGAGCGCAGGGGAGGGGACGACCGAGGGACCCCCTAGAAGAGACCATGCTCAGGGCACCCGGGGTGGGGAGCCACACAGGCAAACCGAGCAATACGCAACATTTTCTGAAAGAGCCACAAAAACGGTGTTACTACATGTTGTACCAGTTAAATTGATTGCCCCAAATGGGAACTCTCTGACAACGTATGGGCTACTGGATAATGGCTCAAGAGGAACTATGATAAGCTCGGAGGTTTCAGCGAAACTCGAACTTAAAGGTCATACTGAGGAAATATCCATCACCACCATGATGGGAAGTAGTAAGGAACAGATAGAGGTTGTGGAGTTTGAACTGCAACACGCAAGTGGTGAAGGGGATAGAATTCCCGTAACTGAGGGTTTGGTAACGAAGAAATTCAATGTCAACGAAAAGTGTCTTCCTAAAGATATTGACAGAGAGGCACACCCGCATCTGAGGGATATTGAGATTCCCTCGGTAGACATGCCTAAGGTTTCGGTTCTGATAGGAAAGGACGTTGGCTATGCGCATGAGGTGTTTGAAGTGCGTAGACCTGCGACGAAAGCCAGTGATTTGAAGGCTTTGAGAGGTCCTCTTGGATGGGTAATTACAGGAACCCTTCAAGGGGAGACCTCATGCAAGGAAGTAAACCTGAACTTTGCTGATTATAAGAAAGAACTTCAGCATCAGATTGAGCGGTTCTGGGACTTGGAGAGTTTCGGTACAAAGAGTGTTGGGACGGACAAGGGATCCCCAAGTTTTATATCGCACCATCTGTCCAGGGAAGACAGGAAGGCTATCGATAAGTTGGAGAAGACCATTACTAAGCGTGATGGTCACTATGAAACAGGCCTCCTGTGGCGGGATGATGATGTGACCCTACCTAATAACCGGAATGAAGCCGACAAAAGACTGAATAGTCTGAAGCGTAAGTTTTCACGAGAGCCTGGATTGGAGGAGAAGTATCGAGCAGCCATGGAGAAGTATATCACTAAAGGGCATGCACGCAAACTCAGCCCAGAAGAAGCACAAGAGACTGGACCGAGAACTTGGTACTTACCTCATTTTGCAGTGACGAATATCAACAAACCTGGTAAGCTGAGGATAATTTTTGATGCTGCATCAGAGTACCAAGGTACTTCGTTGAATAAGTACTTGTTACATGGACCTGATTGTACAAACAGCCTGACTGGGGTGCTCCTACGGTTCAGGGAGGACAATGTTGCAATGGTAGCTGATATAGAAGGGATGTTCCTTCAGGTCGGAGTTAGAGAAGAAGACCAAGATTCTCTGCGATTTCTTTGGTGGGACAAAAGCTCTGATGACcctccagaagaatatgccaTGAACGTGCATGTCTTTGGGGCAACCGACTCGCCTTGTGCAGCCAACTGGACACTCAAGAAAACTACAACTGACAATGCTGGTGACTTTGGAGATACCACCATCGAAACTGTCCTGCATAATTTTTATGTGGATGATGTACTAAAAAGCGTAGACACGAGTGCGAGTGCAGTCACGCTTGCGAACGAGTTAACCGAACTTTGTGGTAGAGGAGGGTTCAACCTCACAAAGTTTATGAGTAACAGTAGGGAGGTCCTTGCTGAAGTGCCTATCGAGAAGAGGGCAGCACCAACGCTTGATTTAGATCTTGATGAACTCCCAGTCGAGCGGGCACTTGGAGTTAGATGGAACGTGGAGACAGACACCTTCGGGTTCAAGGTGAGCAACACTGAGAAGGCTGATACTATGAGAGGAGTACTATCGACAATCAGCTCTGTCTTTGACCCTTTGAACTTTGCTGCACCAGTGATAATGCGTGGCAAGCAGATCATGCAAGCCCTATGGAGGCGGAAGGCACCATGGGACGAGCCGCTCAGTGGAGACATTCTGCGTCAGTGGCAGACATGGAAAAGGGAACTTGTACGGCTTGAAGATTTGTCTATCCCCCGATGCTACTTCAGCAGGCCAGACCATGAAGGTGTTGGACTACAACTCCATCACTTTAGTGATGCCTCGGAGGCAGGATACGGGTCAGTAAGCTACTTACGAATCGAGTACCCGGACGGAATGGTGGAGTGTGCTTTCGTCGCCGGAAAGTCAAGGAATGCACCTATTAAAGGCTCAACCATCCCAAGGCTGGAGCTACAAGGAGCCCTACTGGCAACACGGGTGGACCAAGCAGTTCGCCGAGAACTGGACCTGAAGCCTGACAGAGTCGTGTTTTGGACTGATTCGATGATAACACTCAACTATATCAATAATGAAACCCGCAGATTCCAGACGTATGTAGCCAACAGGGTTACAGAGATTCGCGAAGCGACTAATCCTGACCAATGGCGACACTGTCCGGGAAAACTAAATCCTTCCGACGAAGTAAGTCGAGGTCTAACCATAGATGAGTTTCTCCGGGATGAGCGATGGCTTAATGGTCCGAGTTTCTTGAGAGAGTCAGAAGATCAATGGCCAGATAATAAATTTGATGCCCTGTCTGAAGAAAGTCTGGAGATAAAGAAAGAAGTGTTCTTCACTGACCTGGAGCCAGGAGATGGCCTGGAAAAGCTTCTAACCGACACTTCTGATTGGATGAAGACCATTCGAAAGGTTGCGTGGGTAATGAAGTTTGTGGAGTGGTTGAAGACAAGAAAGCATGCAAAGCCTACTGAAAAGACACCTGGAGAGTCAGAGAACAAGCTAAGTCCAGACGACATAGAACGCGCCAAGCGACGAATAGCTGTACTAGTACAGCGGGAAAGTTTCCCTGAAGAAGTGAAGGCTCTGAAGGCAGGAAAGGAGGTGAATGTTGCTAGTGCTATCTTGAAGCTTAAGCCGGTCATGAAAGGCGATGAAGTTATGAGAGTTGGAGGAAGGATCTCGATGGCACCGATGAGTGATGATGCCAAGAATCCCATGATATTGCCGAAACAGAGTCATATCACTACTATCTTGATCCGCCACCTACACGAAAGCAACGGTCATTGTGGCGTGGAACAAGTACTATCCCTGCTGAGAGAGCAGTTTTGGATTGTGAAAGCGAGAGTGGCCATCAAGGCTGTTCTTGGAAGATGCATTCATTGTCGCAAGCAAAGAAGAACTACTTTGAAGCAAGAGATGGGAGATCTACCTAGAATTCGGATGATCCCTTACGAGCCACCCTTTACGTATACAGGTATTGACTATTTTGGACCGTTATATGTTAAGCGGGGAAGAGGAAGAGTGACTGAGAAGCGCTGGGGAGCTATCTTTGTTTGCATGAACTCCCGAGCAGTTCATCTCGAGTTAGCTAAGTCGCTAGAGACGGATGATTTCATACTCGCTCTGATGAGGTTCCTGAATCGCAGGGGCCATGTTGTGGAACTGTGGTCGGAGAACGGGTCCAATTTTGTGGGAGCTGATCGGGAGATACGTGAACATCTGGAAGGAATGGATCATGACAAGATCGGACGTGAGTGTTCTGCGAAAGGATGCAAGTGGATCTTTAATCCACCTGGAGCCACCCACATGTCAGGCGTGTGGGAGAGGATGGTGAGAGTCGTCAAGCGAAGTCTGAAGGCGATCCCGGGGAAGAACCCCCTCAACGATGAAGTGCTGACCACCGTGTTTACTGAGGCAGAACGTATCGCGAATTCAAGACCGCTAACCCGGAATCCAGAGAATCCTGATGATGAGGATCCTCTTACGCCCAATCACTTTCTGAACGTGCGACCTACGATGAATCTTCCTACGGATACGGATGAACGGGCAGATAAGTACAGTCGGAAGCGGTGGAGACAAGCGCAATTACTTGCTAACCACTACTGGCGTCGCTGGTTGAAAGAGTACATTCCTTCCTTGCAAGTTCGAAGCAAGTGGAACAGGAAACAGCGAAACCTACACGTCGGAGATATAGTGCTCGTTGCGGACGACAACGTTGGACGAAACAACTGGCCTCTTGCGCGCGTGATTAATGTGTTTCCTGGCGTGGATGGATTGGTAAGGAGTGCAGAGGTGCGCGGTAAAGGGACGACCTACAAGCGCCCGGTAACCAAGTTGTGTCTGCTGGAAGCCGAGGATGAGGATGTCTAG
- the LOC5518965 gene encoding tyrosyl-DNA phosphodiesterase 1 isoform X1, which translates to MSEGKRKRSEDEKPLCKYGSKCYRKNPVHMEEYRHLSDILSMDDLQESAQFNYMIDVPWMMDQYPMSKRSKPLLVVHGSQGAAKTQMQNEAAPFPNIKFVQARLEAYGTHHSKMMLILYTNGMRVVITTANLIEQDWDQKTQGVWMSPLFPKLSSDAGSSSAGRTANVSQRLTNFKKDLLEYLCAYSGTGLDDWKRHVRQHDMSSARVRLIASVPGRHAGLNKNKWGHLKLRKILQEHGPPSSDVTTNWPVIGQFSSIGSLGPDKNKWLCGEWLQSLAATCGRTFGSNAPLKLVFPTVDNVRTSLEGYPAGGSIPYSHKTAEKQPYLPSFFCSWKATSRGRSRASPHIKTYMRTSPDHSRLAWFMVTSSNLSKAAWGVLEKGGSQLMIRSYEIGVLFLPADQDDNKTFFGIAGQNRLSDEPCTHVHVPFDLPPSPYSDDEKPWMWDVRYLDKPDTNGNIWSPS; encoded by the exons ATGAGTGAAGGGAAAAGAAAACGCTCAGAAGACGAGAAACCCTTGTGTAAATATGGGAGCAAATGCTACCGGAAAAACCCAGTTCACATGGAAGAATACAGACACCTCTCCG ATATTTTATCAATGGACGACTTACAAGAATCTGCACAG TTTAATTACATGATTGATGTTCCTTGGATGATGGACCAGTACCCTATGAGCAAAAG ATCTAAGCCCCTGTTGGTTGTCCACGGTAGCCAAGGGGCGGCCAAAACTCAGATGCAAAATGAGGCTGCACCATTCCCCAACATCAAGTTTGTGCAG GCTCGTCTAGAGGCGTATGGAACTCACCACAG CAAAATGATGCTAATTCTCTACACGAATGGTATGAGGGTCGTCATAACAACCGCTAATCTGATAGAGCAGGACTGGGACCAAAAAACGCAAGG TGTTTGGATGAGTCCACTGTTTCCTAAGCTATCCAGTGATGCAGGCTCGAGTTCTGCTGGTCGAACAGCTAATGTTAGTCAGAGGTTGACAAACTTCAAGAAAGATTTACTG GAGTACCTTTGTGCCTATAGCGGTACGGGACTTGATGACTGGAAGAGACACGTCCGACAACACGACATGTCATCTGCAAG agtgAGATTGATAGCATCAGTACCTGGGCGACACGCTGGACTCAACAAGAACAAATGGGGTCATCTCAAGTTACGCAAG ATTCTCCAAGAACATGGTCCACCTTCTTCTGACGTCACAACTAACTGGCCTGTGATAGGTCAGTTTTCAAGCATCGGTTCGCTGGGCCCTGACAAGAATAAGTGGCTTTGTGGCGAGTGGTTACAAAGCTTAGCTGCGACTTGTGGAAGGACGTTTGGCTCAAATGCCCCATTGAAGTTG GTATTCCCGACAGTTGATAATGTCCGCACAAGTCTTGAAGGCTATCCAG CGGGAGGTTCCATTCCTTACAGTCACAAGACGGCGGAAAAACAACCCTACTTACCGTCCTTCTTTTG CTCGTGGAAGGCGACAAGCCGTGGAAGAAGCCGCGCCTCTCCTCACATCAAGACTTACATGCGCACGTCGCCAGATCACAGCAGGCTGGCATGGTTCATGGTCACCAG TTCGAACTTGTCCAAGGCGGCATGGGGGGTGCTAGAGAAGGGCGGTTCCCAGCTCATGATCCGCTCGTACGAGATCGGCGTGCTCTTCCTCCCAGCCGATCAG GATGACAACAAGACGTTCTTTGGTATTGCTGGACAGAACCGCTTGTCAGACGAACCTTGCACACACGTGCACGTGCCCTTTGATCTTCCGCCCTCTCCGTACAGTGACGACG AGAAACCTTGGATGTGGGATGTACGATACCTCGATAAACCGGACACAAATGGCAATATCTGGTCACCTTCCTGA
- the LOC5518965 gene encoding BTB/POZ domain-containing protein 3 isoform X2: protein MSSDTFFETIKKQGKYMWKNPYLSDVEFVCTSAGVQEVIIPAHRYALAVGSPVFKTNFEDRWSAEKLKLTDSSKLLIPIANYTAEGFSEMLRYVYYGEVELSESNVMEIMYLSEQYDLPGLQVNCSQYLNEMLQANDVLHCLLDALEKGDEKLQRQCWEVICKKTADVVASDSFLNVTQQLLYDILRRNDLRIRELALFKAVDRWAEHQAGRQGLLIEADKVGHLKRRVLGDQAIRLIRFPLIPQQQFIDEVLTRDVLLKDEILDICKHFSSPGSSKLFSSVRRSPSRSTCKRFKYFGIVMNGRSEEHSLCFRVNTKIDLTAVKLFGGHLNTYTVNLVIEKDGVPLYQQETREFLSEWFEAVDSEGYYGLNVEFDNPVSIHPNENYTIKTIIPTCPHTYCGLNGEPSIRCGDVEFTFTNSPSSRLTRVDRGQFCEFIFFV from the coding sequence ATGTCGTCAGACACATTTTTTGAGACGATAAAGAAACAGGGAAAGTATATGTGGAAAAACCCTTACCTCAGCGACGTGGAGTTTGTGTGTACTAGCGCCGGAGTGCAGGAAGTTATCATTCCTGCACATCGATACGCACTAGCGGTTGGAAGCCCCGTGTTTAAAACTAACTTTGAAGACAGATGGAGTGCTGAAAAGCTAAAATTAACTGATTCCTCCAAGTTGCTGATCCCAATAGCCAATTATACTGCCGAGGGCTTTAGTGAAATGCTGCGGTACGTTTACTACGGCGAAGTTGAACTAAGCGAAAGTAACGTCATGGAAATCATGTACCTTTCAGAACAATACGATTTGCCTGGATTGCAAGTAAACTGTTCTCAATATCTGAATGAAATGCTTCAAGCAAACGATGTTCTTCATTGCCTTTTGGATGCTTTAGAAAAAGGCGATGAAAAGTTACAGCGCCAATGTTGGGAagttatttgcaagaaaacagCAGATGTCGTGGCGTCTGATTCGTTTTTAAATGTTACGCAACAGCTGTTGTATGACATCCTACGAAGAAATGACCTGAGGATAAGAGAATTGGCTTTATTTAAAGCTGTTGATCGCTGGGCAGAACACCAGGCCGGTAGACAAGGCTTACTTATAGAGGCCGATAAAGTAGGCCATCTGAAGAGACGTGTACTTGGAGACCAAGCAATAAGACTGATACGATTTCCACTGATTCCCCAACAGCAGTTTATTGATGAAGTTTTAACAAGAGATGTTCTTCTCAAAGACGAAATTCTTGATATTTGCAAACATTTTTCTTCACCAGGAAGTTCTAAGTTATTCTCCTCAGTAAGGCGTTCCCCATCCAGGTCTACATGCAAGagatttaaatattttggaaTAGTTATGAATGGAAGGAGTGAAGAGCATTCCCTCTGCTTCAGAGTGAACACTAAGATCGATCTGACAGCAGTCAAGCTGTTTGGTGGCCATTTAAACACGTACACAGTAAATCTGGTTATTGAAAAAGATGGTGTACCTCTCTATCAGCAGGAAACTCGTGAATTTTTAAGTGAATGGTTTGAGGCAGTTGATTCAGAAGGTTACTATGGGTTAAATGTTGAGTTCGACAACCCAGTTTCCATACACCCAAATGAAAACTACACTATTAAGACTATTATACCTACCTGCCCACATACTTATTGTGGTTTGAATGGGGAGCCATCCATAAGATGTGGGGATGTAGAATTTACATTCACAAATTCTCCTAGCTCAAGATTAACAAGGGTGGACAGGGGACAATTCTGtgagtttatattttttgtttaa
- the LOC5518964 gene encoding B9 domain-containing protein 2, which translates to MAELHVIGEVIGASGFPSHNLYCKWSVHVEGSWKLIAGLKEGQTQVDNPQNEEEAKWGHPIDLHFATKGLKGWPKFHFQVWHQDAYGRNEIYGYGYCHVPTSPGSHKIDCVTWRPTGSWREQLRTFFVGGAPQLKSSDVIYSGSDRYRLKTEAMGTVHLQLGIVTRNFDKFGIEC; encoded by the coding sequence ATGGCGGAGCTTCATGTTATTGGAGAAGTCATCGGAGCTAGTGGTTTTCCGTCACACAACTTATACTGTAAATGGTCTGTACATGTAGAGGGATCCTGGAAGCTCATTGCCGGCTTAAAAGAAGGGCAAACTCAAGTTGATAATCCTCAAAATGAGGAGGAAGCGAAATGGGGGCATCCGATAGATCTACATTTTGCCACAAAGGGGCTAAAAGGATGGCCAAAGTTCCACTTTCAAGTTTGGCACCAGGATGCTTACGGAAGAAATGAAATTTATGGTTATGGGTACTGCCATGTACCAACTTCGCCTGGGAGCCATAAAATTGACTGTGTAACCTGGAGACCGACTGGAAGCTGGAGAGAACAGTTGAGAACTTTTTTCGTTGGCGGAGCGCCTCAGTTGAAATCGTCCGATGTGATTTACAGCGGAAGTGATAGATATAGACTGAAGACAGAGGCGATGGGCACCGTTCATTTACAACTAGGAATTGTGACGAGAAACTTCGATAAGTTCGGTAtagagtgttaa